Part of the Nostoc sp. UHCC 0302 genome, CTCAAATACCTGCTGTACCGTCTTTGATTGCTCATCATTTAAGTTAGGAGAAACGTTTCTCCTAGATTCTGTCTCAGAATCCAAATTTTCAGAAATTCTGTCAAGAGATTCAGTCTCATCTGAGTTAGGAGAAACGTTTCTCCTAGATTCATCTAATGAATCTTTTGATTGCTCCTCACTTTTACTGTGAGCGTTCTTCATTCGGTACAGCAAGGATTTGACGGCTTCTACATCGCAATGAAGCCGGATTGCCAACAGGTGCAAGATCCCTTCAGTTTCTTCAACAGGGTTTAGGTCTTCTCGTTGCAGGTTTTCAATCAAAGCCAACTGAAACGCTAGATCATCGGTTAGCTCACGCACAATCACAGGCACAGCTTCAAGTTTTACTGACTGCCCTGCCCGATAGCGTCGTTCTCCTGCTACTAGTTCGTATTTTCCCCCACCTAGTGGACGTACTAACAGAGGTTGGAGGATGCCATGCTGTCTTACTGACTCAACTAATTCTTTTAATGCTTGTGGATCAAAGTATCGTCGGGGCTGGTGTTGCGACAGAACTATATCTTCAAGCTTGATAGTAGTTTCAGTAGCTGCTGGCTGTTCGGCATCCGGTGAGGATAACCAAGGCGCAGGCGGTGGAGTTGTAATTTGACCCCCAAAGGGTTTGTCAGTTTGCTTACGTCGGATCACAAAGCCTCCAAAGCCAAAGCGATTTCAGATAGGATAGGGACTACAGAATGTTTAGGGTCAAACACCGCTAGGGGCGCACGTTCTTCTGTCGCATCGACAAAAGCTGTGGCTCTGGGGATGGCAGGGAAAATCCGACCCCAAGCTGAAAGTTGTTCAGTGATAGCTGCTAATGCTCGTTTATCTGCTGAGTTCTGGTTGGCATACCGCGTAGGAACAAACCCGGCTATTTGGATTTTGCGGTTGGCTTTATTTTTGACGTGGGTAATAGTTTGTAACAGTTCGTCAGTTCCCTCAAAGGCTTTGAGATGAGTTTCGACGGGGACGAGTACGTGTGTGGCCGCGACTAAGGAGATATAAGAAAGCAACCCTAAGCTGGGGGGACAATCTACAAGAATGAAGTCGTAGGCATCTAGAACAGATTCAACGGCTTCCTTGAGGCGCAATTCACGCATGGCAGTACTAACTAACTGCATTTCGGCTCCACTTAAAACTCGGTTAGCTGGAACCAAGTCCATACCGTGAATGCCAGAATGAATTGGTAAGGGCTGCTCGTCAATAATGGCATCAGCAATGGTTTTTTGTAACTGAGATGGCACTAACCCCATGAATTTGGTCAAGGACGCTTGGGGGTCTAGGTCAATGAGGAGGACGCGATGTTTTCGTTTTGCTAGGTGGTATCCCAAATTTTGGGTCAGTGTCGATTTGGCGACACCACCCGCTTGGTTAAACAGGGCAATAATGCGGCATGGCTGGTCAGAAGTGGACACTGGCTTTCGTTCCTAGAAGATACATTGATGTTTGGTCAACAGGCTCGGTTTTAGTTTCCAGTTTACTGAAGTGTATCAAAAGAAGAGAAGCCCTAGCTAATACAGGAATATAAGCAGTAGACTTTATAGAA contains:
- a CDS encoding ParB/RepB/Spo0J family partition protein, yielding MRRKQTDKPFGGQITTPPPAPWLSSPDAEQPAATETTIKLEDIVLSQHQPRRYFDPQALKELVESVRQHGILQPLLVRPLGGGKYELVAGERRYRAGQSVKLEAVPVIVRELTDDLAFQLALIENLQREDLNPVEETEGILHLLAIRLHCDVEAVKSLLYRMKNAHSKSEEQSKDSLDESRRNVSPNSDETESLDRISENLDSETESRRNVSPNLNDEQSKTVQQVFESLGLMNWLSFTTKRLPLLNLPEEILIALRFGKLEYTKAQALARVKDDELRKKLLSEAITNDWSLSQIKEQIQASTPSEAPPSSKKPDQIPERLKDITQRIKKRQLWKEPAKQKQLVNLINKLEALLADE
- a CDS encoding AAA family ATPase gives rise to the protein MSTSDQPCRIIALFNQAGGVAKSTLTQNLGYHLAKRKHRVLLIDLDPQASLTKFMGLVPSQLQKTIADAIIDEQPLPIHSGIHGMDLVPANRVLSGAEMQLVSTAMRELRLKEAVESVLDAYDFILVDCPPSLGLLSYISLVAATHVLVPVETHLKAFEGTDELLQTITHVKNKANRKIQIAGFVPTRYANQNSADKRALAAITEQLSAWGRIFPAIPRATAFVDATEERAPLAVFDPKHSVVPILSEIALALEAL